CTGAACGTGgcctttttgtctttatataaCTTGTTTCAGCTCTTAACCTTTACACGAAGAAAGTTGACGTATGCTGTGGGTTCAATAATTCACTAACGTTAGCTGTTAGTGTTGGCGTTCGGGTTGCCAGACGTCGTTACGCTGAGTTTACATTTGCTAACCTAAATATTTGTTATCGTTCACGTGTTAACTAGCTAAGTTAGCTGGCAATTATGAAGCCCGTACGAGGTTCTAACCGGGCGGCATCAAAAGCACCTAACTTGAAATATAATAAGTCAGATGGACGAAAGGGCGAAACGACAAAGAAGACCAAACCAAAAGCAACAGGAAATCAGGTAAGTTAAGACCGGATAACTTCACAGTCCAGGTGTTGTCTCAGTGTCCGTATTGTTCTGGCATTATCTCAGTAACTTGCCGTCTATTTACTTTAGGACCAGGAGCTCAGTGATAGTAACCAGGGTCAGAGCACCCACCCAAGAGcaggacagaaaaggaaaggTTGGGAGAGCTCTTTTAGTGTGGTGTTCCACTTCTTCATGTTACTGAGAGAGTTTGACCACAAAACATGACCTATGCATTGTTGTTAACTTTATGTGTTGCTCCCATTTGAATAGCTGAATGCTTATCTTCAGTCCCTAACCAAGCCAAAGGTTGTGAAAGCTGGAAGCAGATGCCGATGTCCTCCATCATAGCTCTGGAAAACATGATGGACCTGGCAATACTGTGAGTTACACCCTGGTCATTTACACATAAACCCATTCATTTCTAGTTCTGGCTCTCCTGAACCACTGAAGGTTAATAGCcaataatattaattaaatgATGAGATTTAGTGTTAAAAATGATTAACAGCAAACCAAGTCCTAAAATATCCCTGACAAAGCACAGATATGACTCACATGCTGTAGCATGTACTGCTACTGCTGAGGCCAGTAACGATTAAAGAAAGGATGACAATTCCTAAAGACTCTTGGTCACAAACTGTGACATATCCCAGGCAGGGACTACTAAGTACTGGTTTAGTTTGTCTgtgacatttgatgtgttccttaattttctGGGAttagatgaaagggcagcctggtagactGAATAGCTGAAGGCTCATCTTCAGTCCCTTTGACCTCATGGATTGGGTTTGgttctgatatgcattgccagctgtgagacCTTTTacagagaggtgtgtgcctttccatATCATGTACGATCagtttaatttaccacaggtggactccaaaTAAGGTGTAGAAAAATCTTAGCCCTGATtaagagaaatgggaggcacctgagctaattttctaattttttaaAGTTGTTGCAAAGGGtttgaatacttatgtaaatgtgatatgttgatttttcctttttaatacaAATGTTTCTAATAGGGATGCATCAGTACATCAGCTTAGTATTATATCAGCTGATATGCATGAGTTTGACTGACAGCTATCAGCAAATTTGGCCCCATGCGCTGATGTTTATTAGCCCATCCAGCTACAAATACGAACAAGTTGTTTATGTTGCCcagcattgtttttgtttttgttatcttCCATGCATGCAGTACAGTTTGcaaaaggaagagaaaatggCAGCTGTGTGGGAATATTATACCGTTTCCAAGAAAGAGCAGTGATTTGCTGTTTGCAACGTATGTTCTGTCGAGAGATGTTTAACATGACAAATCTAATcactcaattaaaaaaaaaagacagaaatctaTGATTACGTGAAAGccagcaaaaaaagaaaagatgaaaacagagaagaatGCAAAAGCAAGTGCTACTCAGCCCTTGTTAACCATAGGATTTGAGAATAGGAAACAGTTTCCAGCAGACAGTGCCAAAGCAAGAGAGATAACACAAAAAGTTATGTAGCTCATCGCATTAGATGGCCAGCCTTTCTCTATGATAGAGGATGTGGAATTCAGGAGTCTCATGGAACACATGGAGCCCTGGTACACTGCCCAGTCACCGTCATTTTGCTGATGTGTGTCTCCCTGAAATCTACAATATTGTGGCCACACATATTCACCAGCTGCTGTCTCGTGACATTTCTGcaatcagctttttttttattaaaggttCTCACAAATGTGTAAATTGAATTCAGCTGAGTATCGGTATCGATATCGGCCAACCTGACTTTTGTCTTTATGTATTCACAGAGCAACTCTTGCTTTGAAGTGGACTAAGAAGAAAGAGAGCCAGGAACATTTGAACATTATGAAAAACAGGTGAGAAGTAAATTAGAATTTAAGATGCAAATGAATGTCGTAAACCTTGTTTTCCATATGTTCATATGTTTATTAGCCCATCCAGCTACAAATAAGAACAAGTTGTTTATGTTGCCCagcattgcttttgtttttgttatcttCCATTGTCTATAATAGAGAATATACTATGCTGAAGCTACTCTACAATGAGTTGTATAAGGATTAAATAATAAAGCAAGGAAGGTgaattttgttaaataaaatcaaacaaacaaaaaacaaatacaactaGACATAACCACATTTACTCACATGACAAATACATTATAATGAAACATGTCTGAGAAAATTCTCATCCAGGTGAAATTATCTAGCAGCTTATTCATGGTAACTGGACTTCTAGCTTTataaaagtccagttgccatgactcagcctctaaatattatggaaaaaatataaactatatctaaaatataaatataacaaaaatatataaataactcATATGAAAATTACTTTAACAAGTAGATCTAATTAACGTCCTGCATTTTATTTACGTCAAGCACTGGGCTTTGTCTGTGCTGCTGGAGTTGTACATGAGCGGTTGTCAAGCTAAATAGTATTTATCTGTGCCGTCAAAGTTCTTTATGAATGGGTATCTGCTGATACAGGGTATGAGCTGATACTTCCATTTAACTATCTATCTGAGCTTTGCTTTATTAACACTGCATGATTTGTAATGCTGTTGATAACATACCTGATAAAACAGGAATAATagtatcatgtttttttttttttttttttttaaatataagacatgaaaatgtgtgtcgAATCATGAAAACATTCCTTGCAGCCAGtataactctttttttttttttgcttttccattCTATGTTTGTCAAACAGAGCTACATAGCTGTACCATTATTAGTCCTATAATCTGAGGGCATTAGACTGATTATATCTGTAGTCTCTAACAAACTAATTAGTGTGTAGGTTATAACTCTAATATTTGCATCTCTAACAAACTAATTAGTGTGTAGGTTATAACTCTAATATTTGCAGCTATTTTCATTGCATGCTCAGATCTGGTCTTGTCAGTCATAagcaatatgttgttttttctccAAGTCTCCTGAGGCTGGATATGCTGTCTCTgtattaagttttttttctgtttgttttctgttacttatttttacttattttcacTACTGAGGAGATGCACTGTCCTATGGCTGTATTTGTAATTGTTAGCATGGTTACCAGTCCTGGTGAGATTTTGAATGTGGTTTACCTTTTTCAATAGCAGAACCCAGATGTTCCAGTTTCACCACAGCTCTATAGCTGTGACTGAATTCACTTCATTACATATGATGCCAATTTTGTGACATCTAAAAGCAAACGCTCACAGAACAGAGAATTCATTCatagtgtttttctttaatgtggTACTAACTGGAAAGTGATTTGTAGGCTTTGTTGCTACTGTGAAAGTTAAAGGTAAGCTATTACAGTGTTTTGGAATAGGACTGTGATTACATTAATCTTTTtgaatgttttagttttactaTCACAATGCTTCGCTAAGTGGAAGTCAGTAAAACTGAATCTGTTTCTAGTTCTGGTAACCCCACAATGCAATGCTCTGCATTTTAGAGTTGTGAAAATTACCATTGTGCGACAACACCCTTGAAAGTATTAACATAAAATGAGTATTAAGCAAATCTAAGTTTAGTGCTCAATATTGGTTAAACTTTCTAGTGTCCATTAATGAGGGAGTCTTGAATGAAGGAGTGATTTCAGATTCAGTATAGAAAGCATTTACTAATATAAACAAGCTGTTcaaaatgtgaaacagaaaacactgaatatgtctgtgttttaaacacatcttgtttgatttttttcaggttCCTTGTTCAGTGCCAACAGCTCAAAGTTCCAGTGCAGAAACCAAAACGTTTGGAGTGGTCCTCTCAACGCCATCAGGAGGAGACCACTAAGTCAGTGGCTGCAAAGAAGGCTTTAAGTACCCTGGAGGTGAGAAAGACTGTAGTCTGAGCAGAGAGATGCAGCTATGCTGTGAAATATTCATTGTgatattttctgaattttatcTGCAACATTTTTGCTAGTCCATTATTTTCCTCTCTCAAAAAAAGCTGAACACTTTTTGGTTTTGGCTTCTCAGAGGTGAATTTTAGCAGCTCTTTGCTATtcatttactatttttttttctgctgctgctgctaactgtatacctgtaaatgaaaatttCTCTTTGATAAATGATTGACGATGCAAAAATTAGTAAAAGAAATAATCATTACCTGTGGCCCTAAATTCAATAAACAGTTATTACAGTTAAGTTATTACATGTTTTGAATTAAGTTTTAATCAGCTTTTCTAGCTGCAAAGTATTGCAGTTATCTTGAATTATGTGTGCAAGTCAGTGTATTTGATTGTCTGTAATATAAGTACAAAAATGTTATCAGCAGTTGGTTTGCATGATGTCATATTGTGTTGTGTGGGTTTCCAGGAAGATTTGAGGGCTGTGGTTAGTGCTCTGGAAAGTGCAGAAGAGCAGACAGTCTCTTTACAACATACATGCAGCATGCTGAGAGACCAGgtgcaggaagaggaagaaaaagctAAAGAGGTAAAAAGCACTTACACAAGCatacaaaaatgaaagcatCAATGGCACTAAAGATTTATGACACCTGATAGCCACTTCTTTTGGGCTACATGACAGGCCAACCAGGAGCTTACATAGGAAGAGAGTCCTGGCACATTCcatcatgtacagtatattggtAACTGATAGGCAATAGTAAATATCAGAAATCAGTTTAAAGCTATTATGAACattatagaaatattttttttttatagaagagaaggcattttaaaaaatgctatgTAGAACATCTTTGAATGTTTAGAGCAGactaaaatgtcaaaatcaGCACCAGCATTACACATCCTGTAATCGATTTGGTTGTAtcattttcacatcactgtgtttctctgtaaTTGGTTTTTGGTTTAAgttattctattctattctctAACAGAGCAAGTGCTTTACACTCATTATCTCATTATCATTATCTGCAAAGTTACGTTGTTTTCAATGTATGTGGatgagaaatgttttgttttagggTAAAGTTTTACTGCCATGAGAGGCCTTGTCATTACTGTTTACATGAAAGCTGAGGACATTCAGGGACAGAATTGGTTTCTCCACATCATCAGCCTGTTTGACATATGTGAGTCCAGGCATGTTTAGTTGATTTCATTTGAAGAGCATGGTGAAATAAGACTGTTATGTAAGTTATGACAGTGTGAGCCATGCTCTTGAGAAAATAGGTCTGAAGGTTTTTGTTAGTGTAATATACTTGAACCACAGCAGAGATGTAGAGATTTGAATACTAAGGCCTTTCATCACCTGGTAGATTGTGTGAAAACAATTTAACCTTCTGTTTATGCaatctttttcttcctgtctgtgttAACAGTTCTTACAGATAACTGAACAAGCAGTTCTCGATCTCCCGTTCATCCATCCCCCAAAAGACAAAACGACATTAGAAGTACGTGCAAGAAACACTCTTTCACAATATCAAGTATCTACTCGACTTTTCATATTGCATAATTTTAGCTTTCAGTATGAAAAAGATTCATAGTGTTccaccactttttttttatgaataagcAACAAATGTAGACACTTCCTCTACTATGTAACTGGAAAGTCTAAAGATGTTCTCTGTGGTGCAACTTCTTTGCCATGCTGTgcaaatatatgaaatatgtctGAGGAAAGGCAAAGAGACAGTGTGGCATTTGGGGTTTTGTATTATCTGGGTTGATTTCATCAACTACAGCAcaaagctttgtttttatttttggttttgacAATGATTTACAACACGCTGTCATAGTGCTGcacatttatttgaaacaaaaagTCACAACATCACcgatgtttttgtctttttcaggaTCGGATTAGAAAAATGATTCCACAACATGATTCTGAGACCACTGCCCACAAACTGGGAGAAATCCTGCAGTCAGAGGCCATACAGGATGCCCAGAAACTGCttgcacaggcacacaaacatgctgatCAGCTCTTCTTTCATGGCTTC
The Mastacembelus armatus chromosome 3, fMasArm1.2, whole genome shotgun sequence DNA segment above includes these coding regions:
- the cenpq gene encoding centromere protein Q gives rise to the protein MKPVRGSNRAASKAPNLKYNKSDGRKGETTKKTKPKATGNQDQELSDSNQGQSTHPRAGQKRKAECLSSVPNQAKGCESWKQMPMSSIIALENMMDLAILATLALKWTKKKESQEHLNIMKNRFLVQCQQLKVPVQKPKRLEWSSQRHQEETTKSVAAKKALSTLEEDLRAVVSALESAEEQTVSLQHTCSMLRDQVQEEEEKAKEFLQITEQAVLDLPFIHPPKDKTTLEDRIRKMIPQHDSETTAHKLGEILQSEAIQDAQKLLAQAHKHADQLFFHGFIPVNCSGET